Proteins co-encoded in one Astyanax mexicanus isolate ESR-SI-001 chromosome 1, AstMex3_surface, whole genome shotgun sequence genomic window:
- the pln gene encoding cardiac phospholamban isoform X1, translating to MEKVQHITRAAIRRASTMEVPQQAKQNMQELFINFCLILICLLLIYIIVLLISFHIM from the exons ATGGAGAAGGTGCAGCACATCACGCGCGCGGCCATCCGGAGGGCGTCCACCATGGAGGTGCCCCAGCAGGCCAAGCAGAACATGCAGGAGCTCTTCATCAACTTCTGCCTCATCCTCATCTGCCTGCTGCTCATCTACATCATCGTCTTGTTGAT CTCTTTCCACATCATGTGA
- the pln gene encoding cardiac phospholamban isoform X2, with the protein MEKVQHITRAAIRRASTMEVPQQAKQNMQELFINFCLILICLLLIYIIVLLM; encoded by the coding sequence ATGGAGAAGGTGCAGCACATCACGCGCGCGGCCATCCGGAGGGCGTCCACCATGGAGGTGCCCCAGCAGGCCAAGCAGAACATGCAGGAGCTCTTCATCAACTTCTGCCTCATCCTCATCTGCCTGCTGCTCATCTACATCATCGTCTTGTTGATGTGA